A stretch of the uncultured Trichococcus sp. genome encodes the following:
- the araA gene encoding L-arabinose isomerase, protein MLEVGKKEFWFVVGSQHLYGEEALQTVKNNAAVIVESLNNSGKLPYPLVLQELAVTPDTITKIMKEVNYRDEVAGVITWMHTFSPAKMWIRGTKLLQKPLLHLATQFNESIPWATIDMDFMNLNQAAHGDREYGFINARLKKNNKVVVGYWERENVQTQIAEWMDVAVAYNESFSIKVARFGDNMRNVAVTEGDKVEAQIQFGWTVDYYGIRDLVDYVDAVADAEVDALFNEYKDLYDFDYGDYEQGKWEAHVKVQARQEIGIRRFLEAGGYTAFTSNFEDLHGLQQLPGLAVQRLMAEGYGFAGEGDWKTAAIDRLMKIMSHNIDTGFMEDYTYEMAEGREAILQSHMLEVDPGLAVNKPKILIAPLSMGNREEPARLVFDGKAGDGVVVSMADFGTHYKLLVNEVVAFEPTEAAPNLPVARVLWEVKPNFHDGIRAWIEAGGGHHTVVSLSLSTDQILAWAKLVGLEVALIK, encoded by the coding sequence ATGTTAGAAGTAGGAAAAAAAGAATTTTGGTTCGTAGTCGGTTCACAACATCTGTATGGTGAAGAAGCTTTACAAACAGTTAAAAACAATGCGGCTGTTATCGTGGAAAGCCTGAACAACAGCGGCAAACTGCCTTATCCGCTTGTGTTGCAGGAATTGGCGGTAACGCCCGATACGATCACGAAGATCATGAAAGAAGTGAATTACCGTGATGAAGTGGCAGGTGTGATCACTTGGATGCATACCTTCTCGCCAGCCAAAATGTGGATCCGCGGCACGAAATTGTTGCAAAAACCGTTGCTGCATCTGGCAACGCAATTCAACGAAAGCATTCCATGGGCAACAATCGATATGGATTTCATGAACTTGAACCAAGCGGCACATGGCGACCGCGAGTACGGCTTCATCAATGCGCGCCTGAAAAAGAACAACAAAGTCGTTGTCGGCTATTGGGAACGTGAAAATGTCCAAACCCAAATCGCGGAATGGATGGACGTTGCGGTAGCCTACAATGAAAGCTTCTCCATCAAAGTGGCGCGTTTCGGCGATAACATGCGTAACGTTGCCGTGACCGAAGGCGACAAAGTGGAAGCACAAATCCAATTCGGCTGGACAGTCGATTACTACGGCATCCGTGATCTAGTGGACTATGTCGATGCGGTCGCAGATGCAGAAGTCGATGCTTTGTTCAATGAATACAAAGATTTGTATGATTTCGACTACGGCGATTATGAGCAAGGCAAATGGGAAGCGCACGTCAAAGTGCAGGCGCGTCAAGAAATCGGCATCCGTCGTTTCTTGGAAGCGGGCGGCTATACTGCCTTTACCTCAAACTTTGAAGATCTGCATGGCCTGCAACAATTACCAGGTCTCGCAGTACAACGTTTGATGGCAGAAGGCTACGGATTCGCAGGCGAAGGCGACTGGAAAACAGCAGCAATCGACCGCTTGATGAAGATCATGTCCCACAACATCGACACCGGCTTCATGGAAGACTACACGTATGAAATGGCTGAAGGCAGAGAAGCGATTCTGCAATCGCATATGTTGGAAGTCGATCCGGGACTGGCAGTCAACAAACCGAAAATTCTGATCGCACCATTATCGATGGGGAACCGTGAAGAGCCTGCCCGCCTTGTCTTCGATGGTAAAGCAGGGGACGGCGTTGTCGTTTCGATGGCTGACTTCGGAACGCACTACAAATTGTTGGTGAATGAAGTTGTTGCTTTTGAACCGACTGAGGCAGCTCCGAACCTTCCAGTCGCACGCGTACTATGGGAAGTGAAACCTAATTTCCATGACGGCATCCGCGCTTGGATCGAAGCTGGCGGCGGCCACCACACTGTCGTTTCATTGAGTTTGAGCACAGATCAGATTCTGGCTTGGGCAAAACTGGTCGGTCTTGAAGTAGCCTTAATCAAATAG
- a CDS encoding phosphoketolase family protein — protein MTAFDSKAYLDKVDAFWRAANFISVGQLYLKDNPLLQRPIEETDVKLHPIGHWGTISGQNFIYAHLNRVINKYDLNMFYVEGPGHGGQVMVSNSYLDGSYTEIYPDITEDLEGLTKLYKQFSFPGGVASHAAPETPGSIHEGGELGYSLSHATGAIFDNPEVIAATVVGDGEAETGPLAAGWFSNVFINPVTDGAVLPILYLNGGKISNPTILDRKSNEELTQYFNGMGWEPLFVEGTDPEAVHPIMAQVLDTAVEKIKAIQTEARKGSAAEAKMPVWPVIIFRTPKGWTGPQTWDGEPIEGGFRAHQVPIPVDAHHMQHIDALVDWMQSYRPEELFTADGQLVAELKEMAPKGDRRMAMNPVTNGGIDPKPLNIPDWKQYAVDTTTPGAVIAQDMIEFGNFARDLIVDNPDNFRIFGPDETKSNRLNKVFEVTNRVWMEAIDPAYDEWLSPSGRVIDSQLSEHQAEGFLEGYVLTGRHGFFASYEAFLRVVDSMITQHFKWLRKAKEQTWRKHYPSLNLIATSTVFQQDHNGYTHQDPGLLTHLAEKKPEFIREYLPADANSLMAVMAETMASEEQINLIVSSKHPRPQFYSAEEAEVLVKDGLKVIDWASTCGDEEPDVVIAAAGTEPNLEALAAVTILHKQFPALKIRFINIVDLLKLRHPDVDPRGLSDEAFDAYFTADKPIVFAFHGFEGLIRDIFFDRHNHNLHIHGYRENGDITTPFDMRVLSEMDRFHLAQDAANAVYGEAAAAFSQRMTETVDFHHKFIRENGEDIPEVMEWKWEALEAATAAKELIANKAD, from the coding sequence ATGACTGCATTCGATTCAAAAGCGTATCTGGACAAGGTGGATGCCTTCTGGCGCGCCGCCAATTTCATCTCCGTGGGACAGCTGTACCTGAAGGACAATCCTTTGCTGCAACGCCCGATCGAGGAAACCGATGTGAAGCTGCATCCGATCGGCCACTGGGGAACCATCTCCGGACAGAACTTCATCTATGCCCACTTGAACCGCGTCATCAACAAATATGACCTGAACATGTTCTATGTCGAAGGACCTGGACATGGCGGCCAGGTCATGGTTTCGAACTCCTATCTGGACGGCTCCTATACGGAAATCTATCCGGACATCACCGAGGATCTGGAAGGTTTGACGAAACTCTACAAACAGTTCTCATTTCCGGGCGGGGTCGCTTCCCATGCGGCACCGGAAACACCCGGATCGATCCATGAAGGCGGCGAACTCGGCTATTCGCTTTCTCACGCCACCGGCGCCATCTTCGACAATCCGGAAGTGATCGCAGCGACTGTTGTTGGTGACGGTGAAGCCGAAACCGGCCCGTTGGCGGCAGGGTGGTTCTCCAATGTGTTCATCAATCCGGTAACGGATGGGGCTGTCTTGCCGATCCTGTACTTGAACGGCGGCAAAATCTCCAATCCGACGATTCTCGACCGCAAATCGAACGAAGAATTGACGCAGTACTTTAACGGTATGGGCTGGGAGCCGTTGTTCGTGGAAGGGACCGATCCGGAAGCGGTGCATCCGATCATGGCGCAAGTGTTGGATACGGCTGTTGAAAAAATCAAAGCGATCCAAACCGAAGCTCGTAAAGGCTCCGCAGCCGAAGCGAAGATGCCGGTTTGGCCGGTCATCATTTTCCGCACACCGAAAGGCTGGACGGGTCCGCAAACATGGGACGGCGAACCGATCGAAGGCGGTTTCCGCGCCCACCAAGTGCCGATTCCGGTGGATGCCCATCATATGCAACACATCGATGCGCTGGTGGATTGGATGCAGTCCTACCGTCCGGAAGAGTTGTTCACTGCCGACGGCCAATTGGTGGCTGAGCTGAAAGAAATGGCACCGAAAGGCGACCGACGGATGGCTATGAATCCGGTCACGAACGGCGGAATCGATCCGAAACCGCTCAATATTCCAGATTGGAAGCAGTATGCCGTCGACACGACGACTCCGGGCGCAGTCATTGCCCAGGACATGATCGAGTTCGGTAACTTCGCGCGCGACCTGATCGTGGACAATCCGGATAACTTCCGCATCTTCGGACCGGATGAAACCAAATCGAACCGCCTGAACAAAGTCTTCGAAGTGACGAACCGCGTCTGGATGGAAGCGATCGATCCTGCGTATGATGAATGGCTTTCTCCGTCCGGCCGTGTCATCGATTCGCAGTTGTCCGAACACCAGGCCGAAGGTTTCCTGGAAGGCTATGTCCTGACCGGGCGCCATGGTTTCTTCGCCAGTTACGAAGCCTTCCTGCGCGTGGTTGATTCGATGATCACCCAACATTTCAAATGGTTGCGCAAAGCCAAAGAACAGACGTGGCGCAAACACTATCCGTCCTTGAATTTGATCGCGACTTCGACCGTGTTCCAACAGGACCACAATGGCTACACCCACCAAGATCCGGGTTTGTTGACGCACTTGGCTGAGAAGAAACCGGAATTCATCCGCGAATACTTGCCGGCGGATGCGAACTCCTTGATGGCCGTGATGGCGGAAACGATGGCTTCCGAAGAACAGATCAACCTGATCGTATCTTCGAAACACCCGCGTCCGCAATTCTACTCTGCTGAAGAAGCGGAAGTATTGGTCAAAGATGGCCTGAAAGTGATCGACTGGGCTTCGACTTGCGGAGACGAAGAACCGGATGTCGTGATCGCGGCAGCGGGAACGGAACCGAATCTGGAGGCACTTGCGGCAGTCACGATTCTGCACAAGCAGTTCCCGGCATTGAAGATCCGTTTCATCAACATCGTGGATCTGTTGAAACTGCGCCATCCGGATGTGGATCCGCGCGGCTTGAGCGACGAAGCCTTTGACGCCTATTTCACAGCCGACAAACCGATCGTCTTTGCTTTCCACGGTTTTGAAGGCTTGATCCGTGACATCTTCTTTGATCGCCACAACCATAACCTGCACATCCATGGCTACCGCGAGAATGGGGACATCACGACACCATTCGACATGCGCGTCTTGTCCGAGATGGACCGTTTCCACTTGGCGCAGGATGCGGCCAATGCCGTCTATGGCGAAGCAGCGGCAGCCTTCTCGCAACGGATGACGGAAACGGTTGACTTCCACCATAAGTTCATCCGCGAGAACGGTGAGGACATTCCGGAAGTGATGGAATGGAAATGGGAAGCTTTGGAAGCTGCTACAGCAGCCAAAGAACTGATCGCAAACAAAGCGGACTGA
- a CDS encoding ABC transporter ATP-binding protein, whose translation MNHYQWIWRYARAYKSKSLLALLFIFLNALLIIINPLLAGELIDKVIDGGQDNLLVPILALMIGITLFRTTIRYSYQMLFERIGQNTLFVLRQDMYRKLQELDFDFFNHTRVGDIMARMTGDTDAIRHFVSWVTYNILESILWFVMAVAVMGTIHFPLMLALVAVTPIIFILTQKMSRKAFPLFFQIRESFSRLNSMVEENIGGNRIVKAFAREDHEIEKFTKHNEDFKRRNLDSAAVSRTYLPWLDGFAGTLNAIALVLGGLYVIRGEMSMGDLVAFNGFLWMLNMPMRMSGWLINDVQRFSAACVKIRDMLDTEAQIPTTTAEEHLRIKGTVTFDDVSFAFSDDPGTDILSHVSFTVGPGQTLGILGETGSGKTTLVNLVGRFYDPTSGTVLIDGKNAKDYPVRQLRENIAMVMQDVFLFSDTIEDNIAFGNPQVDRSYIQQMARIADADGFITSMPQGYATIVGERGVGLSGGQKQRISLARALAKDPAILILDDTTSAVDMETESKIQQELLGLTENKTTFIIAHRISSVRDADLILMMEKGQVVEQGTHAELLAKRGKYYDVYCKQLGLTGGENNGTQHV comes from the coding sequence ATGAATCATTATCAATGGATTTGGCGCTACGCACGGGCATACAAATCCAAAAGCTTACTGGCTTTATTATTTATTTTCCTGAATGCCCTCCTGATCATCATCAATCCGCTCTTGGCGGGGGAACTGATCGACAAGGTCATCGATGGCGGGCAGGATAATTTGTTGGTGCCGATTTTGGCATTGATGATCGGCATCACGCTATTCCGGACGACCATCCGCTACAGCTACCAGATGCTGTTCGAGCGGATCGGCCAAAACACACTTTTTGTGTTGCGCCAGGACATGTACCGGAAACTGCAGGAGTTGGACTTCGACTTCTTCAACCATACCCGGGTCGGGGACATCATGGCCCGAATGACCGGGGATACCGATGCTATCCGTCATTTTGTTTCTTGGGTCACCTACAACATCCTGGAAAGCATCCTCTGGTTCGTGATGGCTGTCGCGGTCATGGGAACGATCCACTTTCCGCTGATGCTGGCTTTGGTGGCCGTCACGCCGATCATCTTCATCCTGACGCAAAAGATGTCCCGGAAAGCCTTCCCGCTTTTTTTCCAGATCAGGGAAAGCTTTTCCCGGCTGAATTCGATGGTGGAAGAAAACATCGGCGGCAACCGCATCGTCAAAGCGTTCGCGAGGGAAGACCATGAAATCGAAAAATTCACGAAGCACAACGAAGACTTCAAGCGCCGCAATCTGGATTCCGCAGCTGTATCCCGCACCTATCTCCCCTGGCTCGACGGCTTCGCCGGGACACTGAACGCGATCGCCTTAGTGCTCGGCGGCCTGTACGTCATCCGCGGGGAAATGTCGATGGGGGATCTGGTCGCCTTCAACGGCTTCCTCTGGATGCTCAACATGCCGATGCGCATGAGCGGTTGGCTCATCAACGATGTGCAGCGCTTCTCCGCTGCCTGCGTCAAAATTCGCGACATGCTCGATACGGAGGCGCAGATCCCGACCACCACTGCCGAGGAGCACCTCCGGATCAAAGGTACCGTAACATTCGACGACGTCTCCTTCGCCTTCTCTGATGACCCCGGAACGGACATCCTGTCCCACGTTTCCTTTACGGTCGGTCCGGGCCAGACGTTGGGAATCTTGGGCGAAACCGGCTCAGGCAAGACGACGCTCGTCAACCTGGTGGGAAGATTCTACGATCCCACTTCAGGAACCGTCCTGATCGACGGCAAAAATGCCAAGGACTACCCGGTCCGCCAATTGCGGGAAAATATCGCCATGGTCATGCAGGATGTTTTCCTGTTTTCCGATACGATCGAGGACAACATCGCTTTCGGCAATCCGCAAGTGGACCGTTCCTATATCCAACAAATGGCCCGGATCGCAGATGCGGACGGCTTCATCACCAGCATGCCCCAAGGATACGCAACGATTGTCGGTGAACGCGGAGTGGGCTTGTCGGGCGGGCAAAAGCAGCGTATTTCTTTGGCCCGGGCATTGGCGAAGGATCCGGCCATCCTGATTTTGGACGACACCACTTCCGCGGTCGACATGGAAACCGAATCGAAGATCCAACAGGAGTTGCTTGGATTGACGGAAAACAAAACGACCTTCATCATCGCCCACCGGATTTCGTCGGTGCGGGATGCGGATCTGATCCTGATGATGGAAAAAGGCCAAGTCGTCGAACAAGGAACCCATGCGGAACTTTTGGCGAAGCGCGGCAAATACTATGACGTTTACTGCAAACAACTCGGATTGACGGGAGGGGAAAACAATGGCACGCAACACGTATGA
- a CDS encoding L-ribulose-5-phosphate 4-epimerase translates to MLGQLKEEVFQANLELPERGLIKYTWGNVSAVDREKGLFVIKPSGVGYDDMKASDMVVCDFEGNVIEGDLNPSSDMPTHAVLYKEFPEIGAVVHTHSTWATIWAQAGLDVPAMGTTHADTFYGTVPCARFLTQAEIDRGYEEETGNAIVETFRERGIKPMEVPGVLLHGHGPFTWAKDAKGAVLNAVVLDEVCKTNLFARQLNAFAEELPQRILDKHYLRKHGENAYYGQKK, encoded by the coding sequence TTGCTGGGACAATTAAAAGAAGAAGTTTTTCAAGCCAATCTGGAATTGCCGGAACGGGGATTGATCAAATACACGTGGGGAAACGTCAGTGCGGTCGACCGCGAAAAAGGCTTGTTCGTCATCAAGCCCAGCGGCGTCGGCTATGACGACATGAAAGCGAGCGATATGGTTGTCTGCGACTTTGAGGGCAACGTCATCGAAGGGGATCTGAACCCGTCATCCGACATGCCGACGCATGCCGTCCTCTACAAAGAATTCCCGGAAATCGGCGCGGTTGTGCACACACATTCGACTTGGGCCACGATTTGGGCGCAAGCCGGATTGGATGTGCCGGCCATGGGTACGACACATGCCGATACCTTTTACGGCACGGTTCCCTGCGCGCGTTTCCTGACGCAAGCGGAAATCGACCGAGGTTACGAGGAAGAAACGGGAAACGCCATTGTGGAAACGTTCCGCGAACGCGGCATCAAACCGATGGAAGTTCCCGGTGTATTGTTGCATGGGCATGGACCATTCACTTGGGCAAAGGACGCCAAAGGGGCAGTACTGAATGCGGTCGTATTGGACGAGGTCTGCAAAACCAATCTGTTCGCCCGTCAATTGAATGCCTTTGCGGAAGAACTGCCGCAACGCATTCTGGATAAACATTATTTGCGAAAACACGGAGAAAACGCCTATTACGGGCAGAAAAAATAG
- a CDS encoding ABC transporter ATP-binding protein produces the protein MARNTYDVDESLEQEFNWGHYRRLAGYIRPYKKPISKILAVIILANIAGMAGPYFTKIAIDDLIPAGNVPQLLGLGGIFILSLVLIGWCMRYRIYAITEVGQDILKDMRYDIFAHLQRLPFAYFDNRPHGKILIRVVNYINTLSDLLSNGLINLISDLFNVVITLGFMLLIDVRLTLYSMALLPVLFGLVLFIKKRQRIAFQILSNKQSNLNAYIHESISGIKITQSFAREQVNYDIFNEVSEEYRTSWMKAVKIQFLMWPGVLNISVLTTCLIYFVGIRQIGVSVSTGTLIAFIGYINNFWNPVINIGNFYNSLITATAYLERIFETLDEVPSIQDAPDAYELPPVKGAVDFENVTFRYEEGKDILHKVNFHIEPGQSIALVGPTGAGKTTVINLLSRFYDINEGSVKIDGHDVRDVTLGSLRSQMGVMLQDTFIFSGTILENIRYGKLDATEEEVIAAAKVVRAHDFIQNLKDGYHTVVEERGSTLSAGQRQLLSFARALLADPKILILDEATASIDTRTEELLQEGLQKLLKDRTSFIIAHRLSTIKNSSRIFYVAGGNIAEAGTHEELMAQKGLYHHLYQSQYDLLQAV, from the coding sequence ATGGCACGCAACACGTATGATGTCGATGAAAGTTTAGAGCAAGAATTCAACTGGGGCCATTACCGGCGCTTGGCCGGCTATATCCGCCCCTACAAAAAACCAATTTCAAAAATATTGGCTGTCATCATTCTGGCGAATATCGCCGGCATGGCGGGACCTTACTTCACAAAAATTGCAATCGATGATCTGATACCGGCAGGAAATGTGCCTCAACTGTTGGGTTTGGGTGGCATCTTCATCCTTTCCCTTGTGCTGATCGGCTGGTGCATGCGCTATCGGATCTATGCCATCACCGAAGTCGGCCAGGATATTCTGAAAGACATGCGCTACGATATTTTTGCGCATCTGCAGCGCCTGCCGTTTGCTTACTTCGACAACCGGCCCCACGGCAAGATTTTGATCCGCGTAGTCAATTACATCAATACGCTGAGCGACCTGTTGAGCAACGGTCTCATCAATCTGATTTCTGACCTTTTCAACGTAGTGATCACATTGGGCTTCATGCTCCTCATAGATGTGCGTTTGACGCTTTACAGCATGGCTCTTTTGCCGGTACTGTTCGGATTGGTGCTGTTCATCAAGAAGCGCCAGCGGATAGCCTTTCAGATTTTGAGCAACAAACAGTCCAATCTCAACGCCTATATCCACGAAAGCATTTCGGGAATCAAAATCACCCAATCGTTTGCCCGCGAACAGGTCAATTATGACATCTTCAATGAAGTCAGCGAGGAATACCGGACGTCTTGGATGAAAGCCGTCAAAATCCAATTCCTGATGTGGCCGGGTGTGCTGAATATTTCGGTACTGACGACCTGCCTGATCTATTTTGTGGGCATCCGTCAGATTGGTGTATCCGTGTCGACCGGAACATTGATCGCCTTCATCGGCTACATCAACAATTTCTGGAATCCCGTCATCAATATCGGGAACTTCTATAATTCCTTGATCACAGCCACGGCCTATTTGGAGCGCATCTTCGAAACATTGGACGAAGTGCCTTCCATCCAGGATGCGCCGGACGCCTACGAGTTGCCTCCGGTCAAAGGCGCAGTCGACTTCGAAAATGTAACCTTCCGTTATGAGGAAGGCAAAGATATTTTGCACAAGGTCAACTTCCATATCGAACCGGGACAGAGCATCGCTTTGGTCGGGCCAACAGGTGCGGGCAAAACGACCGTCATCAATCTGCTGAGTCGGTTCTACGACATCAATGAAGGCAGCGTCAAAATCGATGGTCACGACGTGCGCGATGTCACCCTCGGCTCTTTGCGCAGCCAGATGGGCGTCATGCTGCAAGATACTTTCATCTTCTCCGGTACGATTCTGGAAAACATCCGCTACGGCAAGCTCGATGCAACCGAGGAGGAAGTGATCGCAGCCGCGAAAGTTGTACGCGCCCATGATTTCATTCAAAACCTGAAGGACGGCTACCATACCGTTGTCGAGGAGCGCGGCAGCACCCTTTCGGCTGGCCAACGGCAATTGCTCTCCTTTGCCCGGGCCCTGCTTGCCGATCCGAAAATCTTGATTCTCGACGAAGCGACTGCCAGCATCGATACACGGACAGAAGAATTGCTGCAGGAAGGTCTCCAGAAACTGCTGAAAGACCGTACTTCCTTCATCATCGCCCACCGGCTTTCGACAATCAAGAACAGCTCCCGAATCTTCTACGTGGCAGGCGGCAACATCGCCGAAGCTGGCACCCATGAAGAATTGATGGCCCAAAAAGGCCTGTATCACCATCTCTACCAATCCCAATACGACCTGCTGCAGGCCGTGTGA
- a CDS encoding FGGY-family carbohydrate kinase, translating to MTEKLQAIVTDIESRQTSIGIEFGSTRIKAVLIDSRFAPIASGSYEWENQLVEGIWTYSLDQIWKGLQTSYAELTREVKEKYGVTLTTVGSIGFSAMMHGYMAFNQENELLVPFRTWRNATTADAGKELTALFKYNIPQRWSIAHLYQAVLNKEEHTNEVAFFTTLAGYIHWQLTGKKVLGIGDASGMFPIDVEKKNYDERMIGQFDALVAEKGATWKLADLLPEVLLAGDAAGNLTEVGAKLLDPTGTLEAGIPLCAPEGDAGTGMVATNSVAERTGNVSAGTSAFAMIVLEQDLNEVHPEIDLVTTPAGSLVAMVHTNNCSSDINAWVKLFREFSEAAGFAIDTDKLFATLFNKALEGDADCGGLLSYGYYSGENITHMAEGRPLFVRTPESNFNLANFMRVHLFTAFGAMKIGMNILKQEHVAIDKIVGHGGIFKTPEVGQKVLAAVMDAPVTVMETAGEGGAWGIALLAAYADRKETSETLDAFLDKKVFGADEGITIAPDARDVEGFGTFIERYQKGLAIEQAAVEHLSLR from the coding sequence TTGACTGAGAAGTTACAAGCGATAGTCACTGATATCGAATCGCGGCAGACGAGCATCGGAATCGAATTCGGCTCCACCCGCATCAAGGCGGTGCTGATCGACTCCCGCTTCGCTCCGATCGCATCCGGCAGTTACGAATGGGAAAACCAATTGGTGGAAGGCATTTGGACGTATTCATTGGACCAGATTTGGAAGGGCCTTCAGACAAGCTATGCAGAACTGACGCGCGAGGTTAAAGAGAAATACGGCGTGACCTTGACCACAGTCGGATCGATCGGTTTCAGCGCGATGATGCACGGCTACATGGCGTTCAATCAGGAAAATGAGTTATTGGTGCCGTTCCGGACTTGGCGCAACGCCACTACGGCTGATGCCGGAAAGGAATTGACCGCACTGTTCAAATACAATATCCCGCAACGCTGGAGCATCGCCCACCTGTATCAAGCGGTTTTGAATAAGGAAGAACATACAAATGAAGTCGCTTTCTTTACGACTTTGGCAGGCTACATCCATTGGCAACTGACAGGCAAGAAAGTTTTGGGGATCGGCGACGCATCCGGGATGTTCCCGATCGATGTCGAGAAGAAAAATTACGACGAACGGATGATTGGTCAGTTCGATGCATTGGTCGCAGAAAAAGGCGCGACTTGGAAATTGGCGGATCTGCTGCCGGAAGTATTGTTGGCAGGGGACGCAGCCGGGAATCTGACGGAAGTGGGGGCCAAACTGCTTGATCCGACAGGCACACTCGAAGCGGGCATCCCGTTATGTGCGCCGGAAGGGGACGCCGGAACCGGTATGGTCGCCACGAACAGCGTGGCAGAACGCACCGGGAACGTATCCGCAGGGACTTCGGCATTTGCGATGATCGTATTGGAGCAGGACTTGAATGAAGTGCATCCGGAAATCGATCTCGTGACGACACCGGCAGGAAGTCTGGTCGCGATGGTGCATACCAATAACTGTTCATCCGATATCAACGCCTGGGTCAAGCTTTTCCGGGAATTCAGCGAGGCAGCCGGTTTCGCAATCGATACGGACAAATTGTTTGCCACTTTATTCAACAAAGCCCTTGAAGGCGATGCCGATTGTGGCGGTTTGCTTTCCTACGGCTACTACTCAGGCGAGAATATCACTCATATGGCGGAAGGTCGACCGTTGTTTGTCCGCACACCGGAAAGCAACTTCAACTTGGCCAACTTCATGCGCGTGCATCTCTTCACCGCTTTCGGAGCGATGAAGATCGGCATGAATATCCTGAAGCAGGAACATGTTGCAATCGACAAGATCGTCGGCCACGGCGGCATCTTCAAAACCCCTGAGGTCGGCCAGAAAGTATTGGCTGCCGTCATGGACGCACCGGTTACGGTAATGGAAACAGCCGGAGAAGGCGGCGCATGGGGCATCGCATTGCTGGCTGCCTACGCCGATCGCAAGGAAACATCAGAGACTTTGGATGCATTTTTGGACAAGAAAGTATTCGGTGCCGATGAAGGCATCACGATCGCTCCCGATGCGCGCGATGTAGAAGGTTTCGGAACTTTCATCGAACGTTACCAAAAAGGGCTGGCGATCGAACAAGCTGCAGTCGAGCATTTGAGTTTAAGATAG
- a CDS encoding GntR family transcriptional regulator — MKTKYQVIADEIRSKILSNEFVVGKVIPPELQLQKDYGVSRHTVREAIALLVNEGFLRKEKGSGTYVDDTYQRRGDGVSSSKTIGVITTYLSDYIFPSIIRGIEQKLRENGYSLLLASTNNDVDQERECLEQMLSQGVSGLIVEPTKSNQYNPNLAYYLSFKERGIPVVMINANYEELSVPFICVNDTKAGYLATKHLFEQGHQHLALITKIDDLQGKYRMKGFIKAHEEMRTNFDPKNVYTYTTETKAQVFQTIREKLASDQEVTGIVCYNDEVAQGLIQALADMGKRVPEDYSVVGNDDSFLSTAGSVKLTTLSHPKEELGEAAAEWIMLAVQQEVTGNKIFEPELIIRDSVKRI; from the coding sequence ATGAAAACAAAATACCAGGTGATTGCCGATGAGATACGCTCAAAAATACTTTCGAACGAATTCGTGGTAGGTAAAGTCATTCCGCCCGAACTGCAATTACAGAAGGACTATGGAGTCAGCCGCCATACCGTCCGGGAAGCGATCGCCTTGTTGGTGAATGAAGGCTTTTTGCGCAAGGAGAAAGGTTCCGGGACTTACGTCGATGATACGTATCAGAGACGTGGTGACGGAGTGTCTTCGAGCAAAACGATCGGCGTCATCACGACGTATCTGTCGGATTATATTTTCCCGTCGATCATCCGCGGCATCGAGCAGAAGCTGCGGGAAAATGGCTACTCCTTGCTGTTGGCGAGCACGAACAACGATGTCGATCAGGAGCGGGAGTGTCTGGAACAGATGCTCAGCCAAGGCGTCTCGGGGCTGATCGTGGAACCGACAAAAAGTAACCAATACAATCCAAATTTGGCTTATTATCTATCCTTCAAGGAACGCGGCATACCGGTCGTCATGATCAATGCCAACTATGAGGAACTGTCGGTCCCGTTCATTTGCGTCAATGACACGAAAGCGGGCTATCTCGCCACGAAACATCTGTTCGAGCAAGGCCATCAGCATTTGGCGCTGATCACGAAAATCGATGACCTGCAAGGGAAGTACCGGATGAAAGGATTCATCAAAGCCCACGAAGAGATGCGGACAAATTTCGATCCGAAAAATGTCTACACGTACACAACAGAGACGAAGGCGCAAGTTTTCCAAACGATTCGGGAAAAACTGGCGAGCGATCAGGAAGTCACCGGCATCGTCTGCTACAACGATGAAGTGGCGCAGGGCTTGATCCAAGCGCTTGCTGACATGGGCAAACGGGTTCCGGAAGATTATTCGGTGGTCGGCAACGACGATTCGTTCCTGAGCACGGCAGGCAGCGTCAAGCTGACCACGCTTTCCCATCCGAAAGAGGAATTAGGCGAAGCTGCTGCCGAGTGGATCATGCTGGCCGTACAGCAAGAAGTGACAGGCAACAAAATATTCGAGCCGGAACTGATCATCCGCGATTCGGTCAAACGGATCTGA